A genomic stretch from Streptomyces sp. QL37 includes:
- the soxR gene encoding redox-sensitive transcriptional activator SoxR has translation MPQIPQSFHELTVGQLSARSGAAVSALHFYESKGLISSSRTSGNQRRYTRDALRRVAFVRAAQRVGIPLATIREALAELPEERTPNHEDWARLSRAWRSELDERIKQLGRLRDHLTDCIGCGCLSLETCVLSNPDDAFGDRMTGSRLMPERGADRS, from the coding sequence GTGCCACAGATCCCGCAGTCATTCCATGAACTCACCGTGGGCCAGCTCTCCGCACGTAGCGGCGCCGCGGTGTCAGCCCTGCACTTCTACGAGTCCAAGGGCCTGATCAGCAGCAGCCGTACCAGCGGCAACCAGCGCCGCTACACCAGGGACGCGCTGCGCCGGGTGGCGTTCGTGCGGGCGGCGCAGCGGGTGGGCATCCCGCTCGCCACCATCAGGGAGGCGCTGGCCGAGCTGCCGGAGGAGCGCACGCCGAACCATGAGGACTGGGCCCGGCTCTCCCGTGCCTGGCGCTCGGAGCTGGACGAGCGCATCAAGCAGCTGGGCCGGCTGCGCGACCACCTCACCGACTGCATCGGCTGTGGCTGCCTGTCGCTGGAGACCTGTGTCCTGTCCAACCCGGACGACGCCTTCGGTGACCGGATGACCGGGTCGCGTCTGATGCCGGAGCGGGGCGCCGACCGTTCCTGA